The Clostridium chauvoei genome has a window encoding:
- a CDS encoding ATP-binding protein, with translation MKFKLSFKQQNMILATIIALIQVMILQTLFVEDKINTLNKNIKSDLHTSAVFISKTPFIKEKLKNRENDYTIQSFTKELIEENENIDIIVVADITGEKYSHLDESQIGDIFKNPDKKDVLEKGISYYSSMTGSMGKTLRYFEPIFYGNEQVGFVMVGKYQTEIEGLMKNIIGVFTILFIVSLIINIVLANWFAKKIKNKIFGMEPEEIARLYTQKEIILNNIKEGIIALDNKDKIIEVNNACYHLLKDFNEEKFFEKISSYIEKREVIEIKEFIIDGEKIFLSIYPMIGAQGYLGSIITIIDRNEINKVAKEITGVDEIIRNLRATVHEFKNKLHVILGLIKIEEYDEARKYIINTQESHELVDGKFISIEDNYIKGLLISRQLVANERNISFEIDNESNLYENHGQIEPYDLITIIGNLLENAFEACLSSRREDMKVEISIKEDSEKIFIKVKDNGIPINKDIKSTLFVQGVSSKGNGRGFGLALIKSRVELYSGNIQIDEVEDTKIFIIEMNKGGSNEKSNDN, from the coding sequence ATGAAGTTTAAACTAAGTTTCAAACAACAGAATATGATCTTAGCGACAATTATAGCATTGATTCAAGTAATGATTTTACAAACATTATTTGTAGAGGACAAAATAAATACTTTAAATAAGAATATAAAAAGTGATTTACATACATCAGCTGTTTTTATAAGTAAAACACCTTTTATAAAAGAAAAACTTAAAAATAGGGAAAACGATTATACTATTCAAAGTTTTACTAAAGAATTAATAGAAGAGAATGAAAATATAGACATAATTGTAGTGGCAGATATAACTGGAGAAAAGTATTCTCATTTAGATGAAAGTCAAATAGGTGATATATTTAAAAATCCAGATAAAAAAGACGTTTTAGAAAAAGGAATAAGTTATTATTCAAGTATGACTGGTTCAATGGGAAAAACCTTAAGATACTTTGAACCAATATTTTATGGAAATGAACAAGTTGGCTTCGTAATGGTTGGAAAATATCAAACAGAAATAGAAGGATTAATGAAAAATATTATTGGAGTATTTACTATATTATTTATAGTTTCACTAATAATTAATATAGTATTAGCTAATTGGTTTGCTAAAAAAATAAAAAATAAGATATTTGGAATGGAACCAGAAGAAATTGCTAGATTATATACCCAAAAAGAAATTATATTAAATAATATAAAAGAAGGAATAATAGCATTAGATAATAAGGATAAAATAATAGAAGTAAATAATGCTTGTTATCATTTATTGAAAGATTTTAACGAAGAAAAGTTCTTTGAAAAAATATCTTCGTATATAGAAAAAAGAGAGGTTATAGAAATTAAGGAATTTATAATAGATGGAGAAAAAATATTTTTATCAATTTATCCTATGATTGGGGCACAGGGATATTTAGGTTCAATAATTACTATTATAGATAGAAACGAAATAAATAAAGTGGCTAAAGAAATAACTGGAGTAGATGAGATTATTAGAAATTTAAGAGCTACAGTTCATGAATTTAAAAATAAGCTACATGTAATTTTAGGACTTATAAAAATAGAGGAATATGATGAAGCAAGAAAGTACATTATAAATACACAAGAATCTCATGAATTGGTAGATGGGAAGTTTATAAGTATAGAAGATAATTATATAAAAGGGTTATTAATTAGTAGACAATTAGTAGCCAATGAGAGAAATATAAGTTTTGAAATAGATAATGAGTCAAATTTATATGAAAATCATGGTCAAATTGAACCTTATGATTTAATAACAATAATAGGAAACTTATTAGAGAATGCTTTTGAAGCTTGTCTTTCAAGTAGAAGAGAAGATATGAAAGTAGAAATATCTATAAAAGAAGATAGTGAAAAGATATTTATTAAAGTGAAAGACAATGGAATTCCAATTAACAAAGATATAAAAAGTACTTTATTTGTGCAAGGTGTATCATCTAAGGGAAATGGAAGAGGATTCGGTTTAGCACTAATAAAGAGTAGAGTTGAATTATATAGTGGTAATATTCAAATAGATGAAGTTGAAGATACTAAAATATTTATTATTGAAATGAACAAAGGAGGTAGCAATGAAAAAAGTAATGATAATTGA
- a CDS encoding 2-hydroxyacid dehydrogenase — MSVKLVCYGVRDTEVSYFHQLNTYGYELVLVTKNLDHENVKEAIGAEAIMVRGNCKADRQNLELLKLHGLKTVLTRTVGFDHVDLGAAKDLGLKVARVPGYSPNAISELALTLAMMLLRNTAYTTNRTKDKNFVVDSQMFSKEIRNCTVGVLALGKIGVTTAKLFKGLGAKVIGYDIFQSDAAKEVVEFKSLEEVLAESDVISVHTPYIKGQNYHMINDEFIAKMKDGAILINTARGEVQDLEAIIKALESGKLGGFGTDVIEGEAGIFFNDLTGQTIKNPLVEKLIEMYPKALVTPHMGSYTDEALRNMISISYDNLNDLIETGNSKNEIA, encoded by the coding sequence ATGTCAGTTAAATTAGTTTGTTATGGTGTTAGAGATACAGAGGTATCATATTTTCATCAATTAAATACATATGGATATGAATTAGTATTAGTTACTAAAAACTTAGATCATGAAAATGTTAAGGAAGCTATAGGCGCTGAAGCAATAATGGTTAGAGGTAACTGTAAAGCTGATAGACAAAACCTAGAATTACTAAAATTACATGGATTAAAAACAGTTTTAACAAGAACTGTAGGATTTGATCATGTTGATTTAGGAGCGGCAAAAGATTTAGGATTAAAGGTTGCTAGAGTTCCAGGATATTCACCAAATGCAATATCAGAATTAGCATTAACATTAGCAATGATGTTATTAAGAAATACAGCTTACACAACTAATAGAACAAAAGATAAAAACTTTGTAGTTGATTCACAAATGTTTAGTAAGGAAATAAGAAACTGCACAGTTGGGGTTTTAGCATTAGGAAAAATCGGTGTAACAACAGCTAAATTATTTAAGGGGCTAGGTGCAAAGGTTATTGGATATGATATATTCCAAAGTGATGCAGCTAAAGAAGTTGTTGAATTTAAGAGCTTAGAGGAAGTATTAGCGGAATCAGATGTGATATCAGTTCATACACCTTACATAAAGGGTCAAAATTATCATATGATAAATGATGAGTTTATAGCAAAAATGAAGGATGGGGCTATATTAATAAATACAGCAAGAGGAGAAGTTCAAGATTTAGAGGCTATAATAAAAGCTTTAGAATCAGGAAAATTAGGCGGTTTTGGAACAGACGTTATAGAAGGCGAAGCTGGTATCTTCTTTAACGATTTAACAGGACAAACTATAAAGAATCCTTTAGTTGAAAAATTAATAGAAATGTATCCTAAAGCTTTAGTAACTCCACACATGGGTTCATATACAGATGAAGCTTTAAGAAATATGATTAGCATATCTTATGATAATTTAAATGATTTAATAGAAACAGGAAATTCAAAAAACGAAATAGCATAA
- a CDS encoding AEC family transporter, with translation MNFMEIIKKTLTDNAIMGAIFSSISIILLGFYLRKRNIMNNAASKILTKVVLTVAIPALAFTSFMKDINEKELHEGLNIIVWGFAVYILLIVLTKLIYSRVKGDKQDVLRVLTIFGSTTFFGVPIVKAVYGATGAMYSSIFNIAYRVFLYSYGYIKMSGIKIEKETMKKNLKEMFLNPVIIATFLGLFIWIFQKSLPQVGVATKDGIVNYAFLRIDQTLPWLYKPLTYLDKLCSPLAWLSIGATLAEVPVKKAVAQKETWIYSVIKIMLVPAINLALLVVLNKTGILPVSFVGAATTVIMLATPTATVAAAYAISFDKEAILSSNCSLLSTLFAVICMPLWIVVLEIVKNIGLFAK, from the coding sequence ATGAATTTTATGGAAATAATCAAAAAGACATTAACAGATAATGCTATCATGGGAGCTATTTTCTCATCAATTTCAATAATATTATTAGGTTTCTACTTAAGAAAGAGAAACATAATGAACAATGCAGCATCTAAAATACTTACAAAAGTAGTTTTAACAGTTGCAATTCCAGCTTTAGCATTTACATCATTTATGAAAGATATAAATGAAAAAGAATTACATGAAGGTCTAAATATAATAGTATGGGGTTTTGCAGTTTATATTTTACTTATAGTATTAACTAAGTTAATCTATTCAAGAGTAAAAGGGGACAAGCAAGACGTATTAAGAGTCCTTACAATATTCGGATCAACAACTTTCTTTGGAGTTCCAATAGTTAAAGCAGTTTATGGTGCTACTGGAGCTATGTATTCATCAATATTCAATATAGCATATAGAGTATTCTTATATTCATATGGATACATAAAGATGTCAGGTATAAAAATAGAAAAAGAAACAATGAAAAAGAACTTAAAAGAAATGTTCTTAAATCCAGTTATAATAGCAACATTCTTAGGATTATTTATTTGGATATTCCAAAAATCATTACCACAAGTAGGGGTTGCTACAAAGGATGGTATAGTAAATTATGCATTCTTAAGAATAGATCAAACTTTACCTTGGTTATATAAGCCATTAACTTATTTAGATAAATTATGTTCACCTTTAGCTTGGTTATCAATAGGGGCTACTTTAGCTGAAGTACCAGTTAAAAAAGCTGTAGCACAAAAAGAAACTTGGATATACAGCGTTATAAAAATAATGTTAGTACCAGCTATAAACTTAGCTTTATTAGTTGTATTAAACAAGACTGGAATATTACCAGTTTCATTCGTAGGTGCAGCTACTACTGTAATAATGTTAGCAACACCAACAGCTACTGTTGCAGCAGCTTATGCTATAAGCTTTGATAAAGAAGCAATATTATCCTCAAACTGTTCACTATTATCCACATTATTTGCTGTTATATGTATGCCACTGTGGATAGTTGTGTTAGAAATAGTTAAAAATATTGGATTATTTGCTAAATAG
- the uvrB gene encoding excinuclease ABC subunit UvrB — translation MPEFKIESKFKPTGDQPQAIESLVESIKKGDRGQTLLGVTGSGKTYTMANIIEKLQRPTLILAHNKTLAAQLCSEFKEFFPNNIVEYFVSYYDYYQPEAYVPQTDTFIEKDASINDEIDKLRHSATSALLERRDVIIVASVSCIYGLGNPDEYKKLTISLRKGMEKERDEIIKKLIEIQYERNDIDFARGTFRVRGDSLDIIPASSSNKGIRIEFFGDEIERIREFDVLTGKILGERNHVSISPASHFATSQEVLEKAIKVIEDELEERLKELNGQEKLLEAQRLRQRTNYDIEMIREMGYCSGIENYSRILDGRAPGTPPQTLLDYFPDDFLMFIDESHVTLPQCRAMYAGDKSRKNTLVDFGFRLPCAYDNRPLKFEEFEDKINQIVFVSATPSQYEIDNSSNIAEQIIRPTGLLDPVIEIRPVEGQIDDLYSEIIKNTERGFRTLITTLTKRMAEDLTKYLTELGIKTTYMHSDIDTIERMKIIRDLRLGEFDVLVGINLLREGLDIPEVALVAILDADKEGFLRSETSLIQTIGRAARNSESKVIMYADRITKSMDKAIKETNRRRKVQMEYNEEHGIIPKTIIKDVRDVIEATTAAEAKEDYKVENIEEVSAKDKKKLIKKYTEEMMEAAKNLQFERAAELRDIIEKLKK, via the coding sequence ATGCCAGAATTTAAGATAGAATCAAAATTTAAGCCCACAGGAGATCAACCACAAGCCATTGAGAGTTTAGTTGAATCTATTAAAAAGGGAGATAGAGGACAGACTTTACTTGGTGTAACAGGCTCAGGTAAAACTTATACTATGGCTAATATAATAGAAAAGCTTCAAAGACCAACTTTAATATTAGCTCATAATAAAACTTTAGCAGCACAATTATGTTCAGAATTTAAAGAATTTTTCCCGAATAATATAGTTGAGTATTTTGTATCATATTATGATTATTATCAACCAGAAGCTTATGTTCCACAAACAGATACTTTTATAGAAAAAGATGCCTCTATTAATGATGAAATAGATAAGCTTAGACATTCAGCCACATCTGCTTTATTAGAAAGAAGAGATGTAATTATAGTAGCTTCAGTTTCATGTATTTATGGGTTAGGTAATCCTGATGAATATAAAAAGTTAACTATATCTTTAAGAAAGGGTATGGAAAAGGAACGAGATGAAATAATAAAAAAGCTTATAGAAATTCAATATGAAAGAAATGATATAGATTTTGCAAGAGGAACTTTTAGGGTAAGAGGAGATTCTTTAGATATTATTCCAGCCTCATCTTCTAATAAAGGAATTAGAATTGAATTCTTTGGAGATGAGATAGAAAGGATTAGAGAATTTGATGTTTTAACAGGAAAGATATTAGGAGAGAGAAATCATGTATCAATATCCCCAGCATCTCACTTTGCAACTTCACAGGAAGTTTTAGAAAAAGCTATTAAAGTAATTGAGGATGAACTAGAAGAAAGACTTAAGGAGCTTAATGGACAAGAAAAACTATTAGAAGCACAAAGATTAAGACAAAGAACTAATTATGATATAGAAATGATAAGAGAAATGGGATATTGTAGTGGAATAGAAAACTACTCAAGAATACTTGATGGAAGAGCACCAGGAACGCCACCACAAACTCTTTTAGATTATTTCCCTGATGATTTCCTAATGTTTATAGATGAAAGCCATGTTACATTACCACAATGTAGGGCTATGTATGCTGGAGATAAATCAAGAAAAAATACATTAGTTGATTTTGGGTTTAGATTACCTTGTGCATATGATAATAGACCATTAAAATTTGAAGAATTTGAAGATAAAATAAACCAAATAGTATTTGTAAGTGCTACACCTTCACAATATGAAATAGATAATTCAAGTAATATTGCAGAACAAATAATAAGACCAACAGGTCTTTTAGATCCAGTTATAGAAATAAGACCTGTGGAAGGTCAAATAGATGACTTATATTCAGAGATAATAAAAAATACTGAAAGAGGATTTAGAACCTTAATAACAACTCTTACTAAGAGAATGGCAGAAGACTTAACTAAATACTTAACAGAACTAGGGATTAAGACAACTTATATGCATTCAGATATAGACACTATAGAAAGAATGAAAATTATAAGGGATTTAAGACTTGGAGAATTTGATGTGTTAGTTGGTATAAATCTTTTAAGAGAAGGACTAGATATTCCAGAAGTAGCGTTAGTTGCAATTTTAGATGCAGATAAAGAAGGTTTTTTACGTTCGGAAACTTCACTAATACAAACTATAGGAAGAGCTGCAAGAAATTCTGAAAGTAAAGTTATTATGTATGCAGATAGAATAACAAAATCTATGGATAAAGCTATTAAAGAAACTAATAGAAGAAGAAAAGTTCAAATGGAATATAACGAGGAACATGGAATTATACCAAAAACTATCATAAAGGATGTAAGAGATGTAATAGAGGCTACAACAGCAGCAGAAGCCAAAGAAGATTATAAGGTAGAAAATATAGAGGAAGTAAGCGCTAAGGACAAGAAGAAATTAATTAAGAAATATACAGAAGAAATGATGGAAGCTGCTAAAAACCTACAATTTGAAAGAGCGGCAGAACTTAGAGATATAATTGAAAAGTTAAAGAAATAA
- a CDS encoding PDZ domain-containing protein, which yields MELLLYTLRTVSYAIVEPSHLIILIVLGLVFYTKNKRIAIMQKMTIGESLNSPLELTLSQLVLGIIAGAIGSVILSSLGIVFNHNSGIELIFMFSLLLLFVKKRFVCFSYSGAILGLLSIIFGIVSNKMNIQSYININIVSLMTFVGVLHIVEAFLVMFDGGRGALPVFSNRNDKIVGGFSFNRYWALPVAIFIIFSSSSVSSFTGSVETPTWWPIINRAETLNLLLTSVISAMPLYGVIGYRSVSFTKDKKKKPLYSGVGILIYGISLALIAQLANFGIIGQVLVVIYAPLGHELMLKILNKIEEKGSYLYTSDDEGIAILEVSPTSAAYKAGIRRGDKIIKINDKPVLSEVEIFKAVRDNIYDITLTVKSISGEISEHVVKPINKRIGILLVPKMVKREDAIDINNDDFKKILEDLKRKQ from the coding sequence ATGGAATTACTATTATATACACTAAGAACCGTATCATATGCGATAGTTGAGCCATCACATTTAATTATATTGATAGTATTAGGATTAGTTTTCTATACAAAGAATAAGAGAATAGCAATAATGCAAAAAATGACTATAGGGGAGAGTTTAAACTCTCCCTTAGAACTTACACTTTCACAATTAGTATTAGGAATTATTGCAGGAGCAATAGGAAGTGTTATATTAAGTAGTCTTGGAATTGTATTTAATCATAATTCAGGAATAGAATTAATATTTATGTTTTCATTATTACTACTTTTTGTTAAAAAGAGATTTGTATGCTTTTCTTATTCGGGAGCAATATTAGGATTACTTAGTATAATATTTGGAATAGTATCAAATAAAATGAATATACAATCATACATAAATATAAACATAGTGTCATTAATGACATTTGTAGGAGTATTACATATAGTTGAAGCATTTCTTGTAATGTTTGATGGAGGAAGAGGGGCGTTACCTGTCTTCTCTAATAGAAATGATAAAATAGTTGGTGGATTTTCATTCAATAGATATTGGGCTTTGCCAGTAGCTATTTTTATAATTTTTAGTAGTTCATCAGTAAGTTCTTTTACAGGAAGTGTTGAAACACCCACTTGGTGGCCTATAATTAATAGAGCAGAAACACTAAACTTACTATTAACATCAGTAATATCAGCAATGCCTTTATATGGTGTAATAGGATATAGATCAGTATCTTTTACTAAAGATAAAAAGAAAAAACCATTATATTCAGGTGTTGGTATATTAATTTATGGTATATCATTAGCATTAATAGCACAGCTTGCAAACTTTGGGATAATAGGTCAAGTTTTGGTTGTGATTTATGCACCACTAGGTCATGAATTAATGCTTAAAATATTAAATAAAATTGAAGAAAAGGGATCTTATCTTTATACAAGTGATGATGAAGGGATAGCAATATTAGAAGTTTCTCCTACGTCAGCAGCATATAAGGCCGGTATAAGAAGAGGAGATAAGATAATTAAAATAAATGATAAACCAGTTCTTTCAGAAGTAGAAATATTTAAAGCGGTAAGAGATAATATTTATGATATTACTTTAACGGTGAAAAGTATTTCCGGGGAAATATCAGAACATGTCGTAAAACCAATAAATAAACGTATAGGAATACTTTTAGTTCCTAAGATGGTTAAAAGAGAAGATGCAATAGATATAAATAATGATGACTTTAAAAAAATATTAGAAGACTTAAAGAGAAAGCAGTAA
- a CDS encoding S41 family peptidase — protein MEDFNKGEGKRRKSKKIIITVTLIVIFIASNLGFFYLGNRFAFNGITLRGINSEVAQDLKDIQDIGKYNLLFQVRDALLSKYDGEIDDEKLLEAAIKGMTSSLKDPYTVFMNSQEYKSFMEQSEGHFVGIGAQLGIKDGNVTIVAPLEGSPAEKAGLKTGDVILKVDDKDVQEASVEKTISMIKGEQGNPVKLTLSRSNGEPFEVTIVRDVVKMIAVKGEMLDDSIGYIQISSFDENVAEEFKNKLVELKDKGMKGVILDLRGNPGGFLGESVKVASQFIPKGKTITYTIDKYDNKIESKSIGGEADGMPLVVLIDGGSASASEVVTGALRDYGVATTVGQNSFGKGVVQQLIELKGGKGGLKVTTSKYYTPNGENIHKIGIKPDEEVEIPEDLLKQPYNRNNDPQFKKALEVIKEKMK, from the coding sequence ATGGAGGATTTTAATAAAGGAGAGGGAAAAAGAAGAAAAAGCAAAAAGATAATTATTACAGTAACTTTAATAGTTATATTTATTGCTTCAAACCTTGGATTTTTTTACTTAGGAAACAGATTTGCTTTTAATGGAATTACTTTAAGAGGAATAAATAGTGAAGTAGCACAGGATTTAAAGGATATTCAGGATATTGGTAAGTATAATCTGCTTTTCCAAGTTAGGGATGCTCTTTTATCAAAATACGACGGAGAAATAGATGATGAAAAACTTTTAGAGGCAGCAATTAAAGGAATGACATCATCTCTAAAAGACCCTTATACAGTCTTTATGAACTCACAAGAATATAAATCATTTATGGAACAAAGTGAAGGACATTTTGTTGGTATAGGTGCTCAGTTAGGAATTAAAGATGGAAATGTAACCATTGTTGCACCATTAGAAGGTTCACCAGCAGAAAAAGCTGGTTTGAAAACTGGGGATGTAATATTAAAAGTAGATGATAAAGATGTTCAAGAAGCTAGTGTAGAAAAAACAATTTCAATGATTAAAGGTGAGCAAGGAAACCCTGTAAAATTAACTTTATCTAGAAGTAATGGTGAACCATTTGAAGTAACTATTGTAAGAGATGTAGTTAAAATGATTGCAGTTAAGGGTGAAATGCTTGATGATTCAATAGGATATATTCAAATATCTTCTTTTGACGAAAATGTTGCAGAAGAATTTAAGAATAAACTTGTTGAATTAAAAGATAAAGGTATGAAGGGAGTAATATTAGATTTAAGAGGAAATCCAGGTGGATTCTTAGGTGAATCAGTTAAAGTTGCATCACAATTCATACCAAAGGGAAAAACAATAACTTATACTATAGATAAATATGATAATAAAATTGAATCAAAATCTATAGGAGGAGAAGCTGACGGCATGCCATTAGTAGTTTTGATAGATGGAGGAAGTGCTTCAGCATCAGAAGTTGTTACAGGTGCTTTAAGAGATTATGGAGTTGCTACTACAGTTGGTCAAAATAGTTTTGGAAAAGGTGTAGTACAACAACTTATTGAGTTAAAAGGTGGAAAAGGTGGATTGAAGGTTACAACATCTAAGTATTATACTCCTAATGGAGAGAATATACACAAGATTGGTATCAAACCTGATGAAGAAGTTGAAATACCTGAAGATTTATTAAAACAACCTTATAATAGAAATAATGATCCACAATTTAAGAAGGCTTTAGAGGTAATAAAAGAAAAAATGAAATAG
- the ftsX gene encoding permease-like cell division protein FtsX: MKINTTKYFIIDALKSLKRNRGISVAAMITVLITFFVFGSFTLLALNFNKQIEDVASKVEIKVYLKDDIKLVDQREIEVKLNEQQGIKDVIYESKDEAFLNFKESLEHNEGLLQGYDLKNNPLPSSFIVKLEDPSYAEPVGKVIKDMTGVEDIGNQQQLINKIGSIVKGVQVIGIGLFVVFAGVSIFLITNTIKIAVYSRRREVGIMKFVGATDWFIRWPFIIEGIIIGAIGSLLSSVVLFFLYKFTYGYIVSNMFLVTLVPPTFVFTTLIWLFLGGGIIVGAVGSFVALRKFLDV; the protein is encoded by the coding sequence ATGAAAATTAATACTACAAAATATTTCATAATAGATGCACTTAAAAGTCTTAAAAGAAATAGAGGAATAAGTGTAGCAGCTATGATTACAGTGCTAATAACATTTTTCGTATTTGGATCATTTACATTATTGGCATTAAACTTCAATAAACAAATTGAAGATGTAGCCTCAAAAGTTGAGATAAAGGTATATTTAAAAGATGATATTAAATTAGTAGACCAAAGAGAAATAGAAGTTAAGCTAAATGAACAACAAGGAATAAAAGACGTAATTTACGAATCAAAAGATGAAGCATTTTTGAATTTTAAGGAAAGTTTAGAGCATAATGAAGGATTATTACAAGGTTATGATTTAAAGAATAATCCGTTACCTAGTTCTTTTATAGTTAAATTAGAAGATCCAAGTTATGCTGAACCAGTAGGAAAAGTAATTAAAGATATGACTGGTGTAGAAGACATAGGTAACCAACAACAATTAATAAATAAAATAGGCTCTATTGTTAAGGGCGTTCAAGTAATAGGTATAGGATTATTTGTTGTATTTGCAGGAGTATCAATTTTCTTAATAACAAATACTATAAAGATTGCAGTTTACTCAAGAAGAAGAGAAGTTGGAATAATGAAATTTGTAGGAGCTACAGATTGGTTTATTAGATGGCCATTTATAATCGAAGGGATAATAATAGGTGCGATAGGTTCTTTACTTTCAAGTGTAGTATTATTCTTCTTATATAAGTTCACATATGGTTATATAGTATCTAATATGTTCTTAGTAACTTTAGTACCACCAACATTTGTATTTACAACACTTATATGGTTATTCTTAGGTGGTGGTATAATAGTAGGAGCAGTTGGTAGTTTCGTTGCATTAAGAAAATTCTTAGACGTATAA
- the ftsE gene encoding cell division ATP-binding protein FtsE, with the protein MIEFKNVSKLYDNNVKALSDVNINIETGEFVFLVGASGAGKSTFIKMLIKEIDPTMGEITVAGKKLSGITRRQIPYYRRKIGMVFQDFRLIPTLNVYENVAFAMRVVEATPKEIRKRVPMVLSLVGLSHKYKMFPNELSGGEQQRVSLARAIVNNPSVLICDEPTGNLDPETAKEIMELLDDINRAGTTILMATHAKDIVDTMKKRVIAIEKGCITRDEKRGMYEDEN; encoded by the coding sequence ATGATAGAATTTAAAAATGTGTCAAAGCTATATGATAATAATGTAAAAGCATTATCAGATGTAAACATAAATATAGAAACTGGAGAATTTGTTTTTTTAGTAGGTGCTTCAGGAGCAGGTAAATCAACATTTATAAAAATGTTAATTAAAGAAATAGATCCTACTATGGGAGAAATAACAGTTGCAGGAAAAAAACTTTCAGGAATAACAAGAAGACAAATCCCGTATTATAGAAGAAAGATAGGTATGGTATTCCAAGATTTTAGACTTATACCTACTTTAAATGTATATGAAAATGTTGCATTTGCAATGAGAGTTGTAGAAGCGACACCAAAGGAAATAAGAAAAAGAGTTCCTATGGTGTTATCATTAGTTGGATTATCACATAAGTATAAAATGTTCCCTAATGAATTATCAGGTGGAGAGCAACAAAGAGTTTCTTTAGCAAGAGCTATCGTTAATAACCCATCAGTACTTATTTGTGATGAACCAACAGGAAATCTAGACCCAGAAACAGCTAAAGAAATAATGGAATTGCTAGATGATATAAATAGAGCGGGTACAACTATACTAATGGCAACACACGCAAAAGATATAGTAGATACTATGAAAAAGAGAGTTATTGCTATAGAGAAGGGTTGCATAACTAGAGATGAAAAGAGGGGGATGTACGAGGATGAAAATTAA
- a CDS encoding YitT family protein → MEKTKEYLLSTLGVAIVAFSLEYFFFPNGIAAGGVSGIALALNEIFKIEPSILTFIFNIILFSMAFLLIDKSFGTKSIYATIMLSVFMWLAERYLEPVAITENLFLASIFGSACISIGTAIVFHQGASTGGTSIIAKIINKYLGIPIGQGLLLSDCTVTLLAIYVFGVEKGLFGLLSAILIGSLVDKVIDGFNPVKQVFVVTQKEKLIVDFIMNDIDRGCTILTGKGGYTKVDTTMIYTVLTSKQFIMLKKFIKENNPEAFVTVNESTEALGKGFTDY, encoded by the coding sequence ATGGAAAAAACAAAAGAGTATTTGTTATCAACTTTAGGAGTAGCGATAGTAGCCTTTAGTTTAGAGTATTTCTTTTTTCCTAATGGGATTGCAGCAGGAGGAGTATCAGGTATAGCATTAGCGCTAAATGAAATATTTAAAATAGAACCGAGTATATTAACATTTATTTTTAACATTATACTATTTTCTATGGCATTCTTATTAATTGATAAGTCCTTTGGGACAAAAAGTATATATGCAACTATAATGCTATCAGTATTTATGTGGCTAGCTGAAAGATACTTAGAACCAGTAGCTATAACTGAAAATCTATTTTTAGCAAGTATATTTGGGTCAGCTTGTATATCTATTGGAACAGCTATAGTTTTTCATCAAGGAGCTTCTACCGGAGGAACAAGCATTATTGCTAAAATAATAAATAAGTATTTAGGAATACCTATAGGACAAGGATTGCTTTTATCAGACTGTACAGTAACTCTTTTAGCTATTTATGTATTTGGTGTAGAAAAAGGTTTATTTGGTTTACTAAGTGCAATACTAATAGGTAGTTTAGTAGATAAGGTTATAGATGGATTCAATCCTGTTAAACAGGTATTTGTAGTAACTCAAAAGGAAAAATTAATAGTTGACTTTATAATGAATGATATAGATAGAGGATGTACGATTTTAACTGGAAAAGGTGGTTATACTAAAGTTGATACAACTATGATTTATACAGTATTAACTTCTAAGCAATTTATAATGCTAAAGAAGTTTATAAAAGAAAATAATCCAGAAGCCTTTGTAACTGTAAATGAATCTACAGAAGCATTAGGAAAGGGTTTTACTGATTATTAA